Proteins encoded in a region of the Populus nigra chromosome 3, ddPopNigr1.1, whole genome shotgun sequence genome:
- the LOC133689032 gene encoding probable L-type lectin-domain containing receptor kinase VI.1 — translation MASTIYLVLLFLFFCMVAEAQDVEFLFNGFNGSEANLTLDKVSIIKPSGLLRLTNKTQNAVGHAFYSEKVQMLNRSSPSSPNASSFSTAFVFQIISPSKGEGGFGFAFTLSPSDRLPGAEAGHYLGLFNSTNDGSSSNYIFAVEFDTVNGFNKSTDSVGNHVGININSMDSKAGKPASYNDNVDRLDSFEELVLESGKPIQAWVEYNGVTKCTNVTIAPMDQGKPIQPLISFQQDLSTFVKEDMYVGFSASTGNKASSHYILGWSFSTKGAAPPLNLSRLPIAPHEKNSSSFQPSVIAIIASLCGVTTLLFVMLFFLTVYKIKWRQSEALEDWELECPHRFRYQDLYTATKGFKKSEIIGVGGFGAVYKGRLPTNGNEVAVKKINNNSIQGLREFTAEIESLGRLRHKNLVNLQGWCKKNNDLLLVYDFIPNGSLAGLLFSRRNNFVLSWEQRLNIVKGVAAGLLYLHEEWEQVVIHRDVKSGNVLIDAEMNGRLGDFGLARLYDHGTMSHTTNIVGTIGYLAPELTRTGQSSTSSDVYAYGILLLEVACGRKPVETSNFILIDSVIEYHRMDRIIDAADPKLNSAFVVKEMELALGLGLLCSHRKPKARPTMRQVIRYLNWEDKLPVIDDLGSPDSLRGSTKFMEVSVSSNTITGSYPSSSIGHMTSSFIDAGR, via the coding sequence ATGGCCTCGACGATCTATTTAGTTTTgttgttcttattcttttgtatGGTTGCTGAGGCTCAAGATGTAGAATTCCTCTTCAATGGATTCAATGGAAGTGAAGCAAACCTCACACTTGATAAAGTTTCCATTATCAAGCCTAGTGGTTTACTAAGGCTCACCAACAAAACGCAAAATGCTGTAGGACATGCATTTTATTCCGAAAAAGTACAAATGCTTAACAGAAGTTCACCTTCGTCTCCGAATGCTTCTTCTTTCAGCACAGCTTTTGTCTTTCAGATAATCTCTCCATCCAAAGGTGAGGGAGGATTCGGCTTTGCTTTCACCTTATCTCCCTCCGATCGGCTTCCTGGGGCTGAGGCGGGGCATTACCTTGGTCTTTTCAACTCTACGAACGATGGTTCGTCCTCCAACTATATTTTTGCTGTTGAATTCGACACAGTTAATGGATTCAACAAGAGTACAGACTCTGTAGGCAATCATGTCGGAATCAACATCAACAGCATGGATTCAAAAGCAGGAAAACCAGCTTCTTATAACGACAACGTAGACCGGCTTGATTCATTTGAAGAATTGGTGTTGGAGAGTGGTAAACCTATTCAAGCTTGGGTCGAATATAATGGTGTGACTAAATGTACTAACGTAACAATAGCTCCCATGGACCAAGGCAAACCGATTCAACCACTCATTTCCTTCCAACAAGATCTAAGCACTTTTGTTAAGGAGGATATGTATGTTGGTTTCTCCGCCTCTACTGGAAATAAGGCGAGCTCTCATTACATACTGGGATGGAGTTTTTCCACCAAGGGAGCAGCCCCTCCACTAAATCTTTCTCGGCTTCCTATCGCACCGCATGAGAAAAATTCATCGTCTTTCCAACCCTCAGTGATTGCTATTATCGCATCTTTATGCGGTGTGACCACTCTTCTGTTTGTAATGCTGTTCTTTCTTACGGTGTATAAAATAAAGTGGCGGCAATCTGAGGCTCTTGAAGACTGGGAATTGGAGTGTCCACACAGGTTTCGCTATCAAGATCTTTACACAGCAACAAAGGGTTTTAAAAAGAGTGAGATCATCGGAGTTGGTGGGTTTGGCGCAGTGTACAAAGGTAGATTGCCTACAAATGGAAATGAAGTTGCTGTTAAGAAGATCAATAACAACTCAATCCAGGGTTTGAGAGAATTCACAGCAGAGATTGAAAGCCTGGGACGTTTACGGCACAAGAACTTGGTGAATCTCCAAGGATggtgcaagaaaaataatgaccTCCTCCTAGTTTATGACTTCATCCCAAATGGAAGCCTGGCCGGTCTCCTCTTCAGTCGGAGAAATAACTTTGTATTGAGCTGGGAGCAAAGATTGAATATTGTTAAAGGCGTTGCAGCAGGGCTTTTGTATTTGCATGAGGAATGGGAGCAAGTGGTGATTCACAGAGATGTCAAGTCAGGCAATGTCTTGATAGATGCAGAAATGAACGGGCGGCTAGGAGACTTTGGTCTAGCCAGGTTGTATGATCATGGCACGATGTCGCACACCACAAATATTGTTGGCACGATAGGGTATCTTGCACCTGAATTGACACGCACTGGTCAGTCTTCTACCAGCTCCGATGTGTATGCATACGGTATTTTGCTTCTTGAAGTGGCTTGTGGCAGAAAACCCGTTGAAACTAGTAACTTCATTCTGATAGATTCAGTGATTGAATACCATCGAATGGATAGAATTATTGATGCAGCTGATCCAAAGCTGAACTCTGCATTCGTGGTCAAAGAAATGGAGTTGGCACTGGGGTTGGGTCTTCTTTGTTCTCATCGCAAACCTAAAGCCAGGCCAACCATGAGACAAGTTATACGGTATCTTAACTGGGAAGATAAGCTTCCTGTAATTGATGATTTGGGCTCTCCTGATTCTCTGCGTGGGAGCACTAAATTTATGGAAGTTTCGGTTTCCAGTAACACGATCACAGGATCATATCCTTCATCTTCCATCGGTCACATGACTTCAAGTTTTATAGATGCCGGCAGATAG
- the LOC133688077 gene encoding gamma-interferon-responsive lysosomal thiol protein-like: MSLIKGIVVGLPSSKLPPFYKSTHWKSICIRAMLTKMASGKLVFSFIITLLLIFLLPPSHAASHSDPSDIKDSSSISRQKVNLSVYYEALCPSCANFIVQSLARVFNDDLINIINLRMVPWGNAHVNKTDSTIICQNGLDECVLNKIQACAINVWHDVDKYYALIYCIEFLAIEGRHSNWQSCFSSLGLPEKPILDCYNNGTGAKLQALYGYETAHLSPPQTFVPWVVVDSKQLGNDYEKFTTYICNAYKSNVIPNACKSLPPNNVSSSKEEDPIHPVCYRGEAKNLTTLGPIKRT; the protein is encoded by the exons ATGAGTTTAATTAAGGGCATTGTTGTCGGTTTACCATCGTCAAAATTACCACCCTTTTATAAGTCGACACACTGGAAAAGCATCTGTATACGTGCTATGCTTACAAAAATGGCTTCTGGGAAACTAGTATTCTCTTTCATCATTACTCTCCTGTTGATCTTCCTTCTACCTCCATCTCATGCTGCTTCTCATTCGGATCCTAGTGATATCAAGGATTCATCATCTATCAGTCGTCAAAAGGTTAACCTCTCGGTTTATTATGAAGCTTTATGCCCATCCTGTGCAAACTTCATTGTCCAAAGTCTTGCTAGGGTCTTCAACGATGATCTTATCAACATCATCAATCTCAGGATGGTACCATGGGGTAATGCTCATGTCAACAAAACTGACAGCACCATCATCTGTCAG aatggtcTTGATGAATGTGTTCTGAATAAAATACAAGCCTGCGCCATCAATGTCTGGCATGATGTG GACAAATATTATGCACTGATTTACTGCATTGAGTTCCTCGCTATTGAGGGAAGGCATTCAAATTGGCAATCTTGTTTCAGCTCACTCGGATTGCCTGAAAAACCTATTTTGGACTGTTACAATAATGGAACGGGAGCGAAG CTTCAAGCTCTATACGGTTATGAAACTGCACATCTTAGTCCGCCTCAGACGTTTGTGCCTTGGGTTGTCGTGGATAGTAAACAACTCGGAAAT GACTATGAAAAATTTACCACCTACATCTGCAATGCATACAAAAGCAATGTCATACCAAATGCCTGCAAATCACTTCCACCGAATAATGTCAGCTCAAGTAAGGAGGAAGATCCTATCCATCCAGTTTGCTACCGAGGTGAAGCTAAGAACTTGACAACTCTGGGACCAATAAAGAGAACTTGA
- the LOC133688811 gene encoding ammonium transporter 2-like, producing the protein MNASTAYEQVSPAVPSWLNKGDNAWQMTASTLVALQSMPGLVILYASIVKKKWAVNSAFMALYAFAAVLICWVLLGYRMAFGDELLPFWGKGAPALGQKYLLTRARVPESTHTLEDGTRETVEPWYPMASLVYFQFTFAAITLILLAGSVLGRMNIKAWMAFVPLWLIFSYTVGAFSLWGGGFLYHWGVIDYSGGYVIHLSSGIAGLTAAYWVGPRLKSDRERFPPNNVLLMLAGAGLLWMGWSGFNGGAPYAANIDASIAVLNTNVCAATSLLVWTSLDVVYFGKPSVIGAVQGMMTGLVCITPGAGLVQSWAAIVMGILSGSIPWVSMMILHKKSALLQKVDDTLGVFHTHAVAGLLGGLLTGLLAEPELCDLILPVNTRGAFYGGSGGVQFLKQVVAALFVIGWNVVSTTIILLFIRLFIPLRMPEEQLAIGDDAVHGEEAYALWGDGEKYDPTKHGRNTLYGEETAQSPYVNGARGVTINL; encoded by the exons ATGAATGCCTCAACAGCTTATGAACAGGTCTCACCAGCAGTCCCTTCTTGGCTAAACAAAGGAGACAATGCATGGCAAATGACAGCATCAACTCTGGTTGCCCTCCAGAGCATGCCAGGGCTTGTCATACTCTATGCCAGCATAGTCAAGAAGAAATGGGCTGTAAACTCTGCCTTCATGGCCCTCTATGCCTTTGCTGCTGTCCTCATTTGCTGGGTGCTATTAGGCTACCGCATGGCTTTTGGCGATGAACTCCTTCCCTTTTGGGGAAAGGGTGCACCGGCTTTAGGCCAAAAGTACCTATTAACCAGAGCGAGGGTCCCTGAAAGTACGCATACACTCGAAGATGGCACAAGGGAAACTGTTGAGCCTTGGTATCCGATGGCTTCACTTGTGTactttcaatttacttttgCTGCTATTACCCTTATTTTGCTTGCTGGTTCTGTTCTTGGCCGGATGAATATTAAAGCTTGGATGGCTTTTGTGCCTCTATGGCTCATATTCTCCTACACTGTTGGTGCTTTTAGCCTATGGGGAGGCGGATTTCTTTATCATTGGGGTGTCATTGATTACTCTGGTGGCTATGTCATTCACCTCTCCTCAGGAATTGCTGGGTTGACAGCAGCTTATTGG GTTGGACCAAGGCTAAAAAGTGACAGGGAGAGATTCCCCCCTAACAATGTGTTGCTAATGCTTGCGGGTGCTGGTCTGTTGTGGATGGGCTGGTCAGGATTCAATGGAGGAGCACCCTACGCAGCAAATATCGATGCTTCGATTGCGGTGCTGAACACTAATGTCTGCGCAGCAACAAGTCTGCTTGTATGGACATCTCTGGATGTTGTATACTTCGGTAAACCATCAGTGATAGGAGCTGTTCAGGGCATGATGACTGGACTAGTTTGCATCACTCCAGGAGCAG GACTGGTTCAATCTTGGGCGGCTATAGTGATGGGAATACTTTCCGGCAGCATTCCATGGGTATCTATGATGATACTGCATAAGAAATCTGCCCTGCTTCAAAAG GTGGATGATACGCTGGGTGTCTTTCACACACATGCAGTGGCTGGGCTCTTGGGTGGACTTCTGACTGGACTTTTAGCAGAGCCGGAACTGTGTGACCTTATACTGCCGGTGAATACAAGGGGTGCGTTTTATGGTGGAAGTGGTGGGGTGCAATTCCTGAAGCAAGTGGTGGCAGCCCTTTTTGTTATAGGTTGGAACGTGGTGTCCACAACCATAATCCTTCTGTTTATAAGGCTGTTTATACCATTGAGAATGCCTGAGGAGCAACTTGCTATCGGAGATGATGCAGTTCATGGAGAGGAAGCTTATGCTTTATGGGGTGATGGAGAAAAATACGACCCGACTAAGCACGGTCGGAACACCTTGTATGGAGAGGAAACAGCACAGTCTCCGTATGTTAATGGTGCAAGAGGTGTCACCATCAATTTGTAA
- the LOC133688488 gene encoding diaminopimelate epimerase, chloroplastic-like codes for MADTIAAATVSLFLKPSTRHSQLFLTITTSLPVLRFNSLKNPKFRPLVVSSSMSIDSAAAPQETSSKSSSFLDHREGSRFLHFVKYHGLGNDFIVFDNRDSSEPKIRPEQAVKLCDRNFGIGADGVIFALPGVNGTDYTMRIFNSDGSEPEMCGNGVRCFARFIAELENFHGKRQSFTVHTGAGLIVPEIQEDGQVKVDMGEPVLKAANVPTKLASNKNDAVVKSELVVDGVTWNVTCVSMGNPHCVTFGTKGGEDLQVDALNLAEIGPKFEQHDVFPARTNTEFVQVYSPSHLKMRVWERGAGATLACGTGACATVVAAVLEGRAGRNCTVDLPGGPLEIEWREEDNHVYMTGPAEVVFYGSVRL; via the exons ATGGCCGACACTATTGCAGCCGCCACCGTTTCCCTCTTTCTAAAACCCTCAACTCGCCACTCCCAACTCTTTCTCACTATCACCACTTCTCTTCCTGTTCTTCGATTTAACTCTCTAAAGAACCCGAAGTTCCGGCCATTAGTAGTTTCCTCTTCAATGAGCATCGATTCAGCAGCAGCCCCCCAGGAAACTTCATCAAAATCATCCTCCTTTCTTGATCACAGAGAAGGCAGCAGATTCCTTCACTTTGTCAAATACCACGGCCTCGGCAATGACTTCATTGTG TTTGATAATAGGGACTCTAGCGAGCCCAAGATAAGACCAGAGCAAGCAGTGAAGTTATGTGATAGGAATTTTGGGATTGGGGCAGATGGGGTGATTTTTGCTTTGCCTGGGGTTAATGGAACTGATTATACAATGAGGATATTTAATTCTGATGGGAGCGAGCCGGAGATGTGTGGCAATGGGGTGCGGTGTTTTGCCAGGTTTATTGCCGAGCTGGAGAATTTTCATGGGAAGAGACAGAGTTTTACTGTGCATACTGGTGCTGGTTTGATTGTTCCTGAGATTCAAGAAGATGGGCAAGTTAAGGTTGATATGGGGGAGCCGGTGCTTAAAGCAGCTAACGTGCCTACGAAATTGGCTTCGAATAAGAATGATGCTGTTGTTAAGTCGGAATTGGTTGTGGATGGAGTAACTTGGAATGTGACCTGTGTTAGCATGGGAAATCCTCATTGTGTAACTTTCGGCACCAAAGGAGGGGAG GATTTGCAGGTTGATGCATTAAATCTGGCTGAAATCGGTCCTAAGTTTGAACAACATGATGTGTTCCCAGCACGAACTAACACTG AGTTTGTGCAAGTTTATTCACCTTCACATCTCAAAATGCGTGTCTGGGAGCGTGGGGCAG GAGCAACACTGGCCTGCGGAACCGGCGCTTGTGCAACAGTGGTTGCAGCAGTTCTTGAGGGTCGTGCTGGGAGG AATTGCACGGTTGATCTACCTGGAGGTCCACTGGAGATTGAGTGGAGGGAGGAAGACAACCATGTTTACATGACTGGCCCAGCTGAAGTGGTGTTCTATGGATCAGTTCGCCTATGA